The DNA segment TTCTGGTAACGAAAGATGACGGTGTTGCGACCGTCACGCTCAACCGCCCCGAAAAGCTCAACGCGCTCAACCGCGAGCTGCGTGGAGGTTTCTGCCGCACGATGCAGGAGCTGGGCGCCGATCCGCAGGTCGGCGTGGTGATCATCACCGGCGCCGGGCGCGCGTTCTGCGCCGGGCTCGACCTCAACGAACTGGGCGTCGAAGGAATCCGCGAAGAGGGCGGCGCGACCTTCATCTCGGTGGTCGAGCGGATGGAACAGCCGGTCATCGCCGCGGTCAATGGCTATGCGGTCACCGGCGGCTTCGAGCTCGCGCTCGCCGCCGACATTATAATCGCCTCCGAGAACGCGCAGTTTGCCGACACGCATGCGCGGGTGGGCGTGATGCCGGGAGGCGGGATGTCGGCGCGGCTGCCGCGCGCGGTCGGCGTGCGCAAGGCCAAGGAACTTTCGCTAACGGGAAACTATCTGAACGCGCGTGACGCGGAGCGGCTGGGACTGGTCAACCGGAT comes from the Candidatus Binataceae bacterium genome and includes:
- a CDS encoding enoyl-CoA hydratase, with amino-acid sequence MSQPLVLVTKDDGVATVTLNRPEKLNALNRELRGGFCRTMQELGADPQVGVVIITGAGRAFCAGLDLNELGVEGIREEGGATFISVVERMEQPVIAAVNGYAVTGGFELALAADIIIASENAQFADTHARVGVMPGGGMSARLPRAVGVRKAKELSLTGNYLNARDAERLGLVNRMVAPDQLMAAASEMARQILSADQRVVRQMKRLINMATEAPLGEGLRIEQDFFRAFNQSRNFATVAERRASVVERGRSQTRG